A single genomic interval of Balaenoptera musculus isolate JJ_BM4_2016_0621 chromosome 14, mBalMus1.pri.v3, whole genome shotgun sequence harbors:
- the PIK3IP1 gene encoding phosphoinositide-3-kinase-interacting protein 1 isoform X2, translated as MPTDRKLPPSPQRDLNPGLPRTLLQTGHKFQSNNPLHLCSAFRLTKEKEKKRKKANTERWGPGTGWGLFTRSLSVLFPASQQPCEAGGVFHVRATSPSWDGPGLPCPPLSVLSGGLLFLTGCFWDNGHLYRADQPSPAPGLLCLNWLDAQSGLLFAPESGAGNHSYCRNPDQDPRGPWCYVSSEAGAPEKRPCKDLRCPETTFQGPPTSTTETEEVSEVPGGDEVQVFAPANTLPAQSEAAAVQPVIGISQRVRVNSKEKKDLGTLGYVLGVTMMVIIIGIGAGIVLGYTYKRGKDLKEQHERKVCEREMQRITLPLSAFTNPTCEIVDEKTVVVHASQTPVDLQEGSAPLMGQAGTPGA; from the exons ATGCCCACCGACCGAAAACTCCCACCGTCTCCACAGAGAGACCTGAACCCAGGGCTCCCCCGCACCCTCCTGCAAACTGGCCACAAGTTCCAGAGCAACAACCCCTTGCACTTGTGCAGTGCTTTCCGGCTTacgaaagagaaagaaaagaaaagaaaaaaagctaataCTGAGCGTTGGGGGCCGGGCACCGGCTGGGGGCTCTTCACGCGCTCTCTCTCCGTTCTCTTTCCggcctcacaacagccctgcgaGGCAGGCGGGGTTTTCCACGTGAGGGCAACGTCTCCCAGCTGGGATGGGCCCGGGCTCCCCTGTCCGCCACTCAGTGTCCTGTCCGGGGGACTCCTCTTCCTCACAGGCTGCTTCTGGGACAACGGCCACCTGTACCGGGCGGACCAGCCCTCTCCCGCGCCGGGCCTCCTCTGCCTCAACTGGCTGGACGCGCAGAGCGGCCTGCTATTTGCCCCCGAGTCGG GCGCCGGCAACCACAGCTACTGCCGGAACCCGGACCAGGACCCACGTGGGCCCTGGTGCTACGTCAGCAGCGAGGCCGGCGCTCCCGAGAAGCGGCCTTGCAAGGACCTGCGCTGCCCAG AGACCACTTTCCAGGGCCCGCCAACCTCTACAACAGAAACCGAGGAGGTGTCTGAAGTGCCAGGAGGAGATGAGGTGCAGGTGTTTGCTCCTGCCAACACCCTGCCTGCCCAGAGCGAGGCCGCTGCCGTGCAGCCAGTGATTGGGATCAGCCAGCGGGTGCGGGTGAActccaaagagaaaaaggacCTGGGAACCCTGG GCTACGTGCTGGGCGTTACCATGATGGTGATCATCATCGGCATTGGAGCTGGCATCGTCCTCGGTTACACCTACAAGAG GGGCAAGGACCTGAAAGAGCAGCATGAGCGGAAGGtgtgtgagagggagatgcaacgAATCACCCTGCCCTTGTCTGCCTTCACCAACCCCACCTGTGAGATCGTGGATGAGAAGACCGTTGTGGTCCATGCCAGCCAGACTCCAGTTGACCTTCAGGAGGGCAGTGCCCCCCTCATGGGCCAGGCGGGCACTCCAGGTGCCTGA
- the PIK3IP1 gene encoding phosphoinositide-3-kinase-interacting protein 1 isoform X4, with protein MLLAWLQTILVVSNMLLAKTYGSGGCFWDNGHLYRADQPSPAPGLLCLNWLDAQSGLLFAPESGAGNHSYCRNPDQDPRGPWCYVSSEAGAPEKRPCKDLRCPETTFQGPPTSTTETEEVSEVPGGDEVQVFAPANTLPAQSEAAAVQPVIGISQRVRVNSKEKKDLGTLGYVLGVTMMVIIIGIGAGIVLGYTYKRGKDLKEQHERKVCEREMQRITLPLSAFTNPTCEIVDEKTVVVHASQTPVDLQEGSAPLMGQAGTPGA; from the exons ATGCTGTTGGCCTGGCTGCAAACAATCCTCGTGGTCAGCAACATGCTCCTGGCAAAAACCTATGGATCTGGAG GCTGCTTCTGGGACAACGGCCACCTGTACCGGGCGGACCAGCCCTCTCCCGCGCCGGGCCTCCTCTGCCTCAACTGGCTGGACGCGCAGAGCGGCCTGCTATTTGCCCCCGAGTCGG GCGCCGGCAACCACAGCTACTGCCGGAACCCGGACCAGGACCCACGTGGGCCCTGGTGCTACGTCAGCAGCGAGGCCGGCGCTCCCGAGAAGCGGCCTTGCAAGGACCTGCGCTGCCCAG AGACCACTTTCCAGGGCCCGCCAACCTCTACAACAGAAACCGAGGAGGTGTCTGAAGTGCCAGGAGGAGATGAGGTGCAGGTGTTTGCTCCTGCCAACACCCTGCCTGCCCAGAGCGAGGCCGCTGCCGTGCAGCCAGTGATTGGGATCAGCCAGCGGGTGCGGGTGAActccaaagagaaaaaggacCTGGGAACCCTGG GCTACGTGCTGGGCGTTACCATGATGGTGATCATCATCGGCATTGGAGCTGGCATCGTCCTCGGTTACACCTACAAGAG GGGCAAGGACCTGAAAGAGCAGCATGAGCGGAAGGtgtgtgagagggagatgcaacgAATCACCCTGCCCTTGTCTGCCTTCACCAACCCCACCTGTGAGATCGTGGATGAGAAGACCGTTGTGGTCCATGCCAGCCAGACTCCAGTTGACCTTCAGGAGGGCAGTGCCCCCCTCATGGGCCAGGCGGGCACTCCAGGTGCCTGA
- the PIK3IP1 gene encoding phosphoinositide-3-kinase-interacting protein 1 isoform X3, translated as MLLAWLQTILVVSNMLLAKTYGSGGCFWDNGHLYRADQPSPAPGLLCLNWLDAQSGLLFAPESGECLSREAGLGRAGSGCIPAPAHGAFFPLPGAGNHSYCRNPDQDPRGPWCYVSSEAGAPEKRPCKDLRCPETTFQGPPTSTTETEEVSEVPGGDEVQVFAPANTLPAQSEAAAVQPVIGISQRVRVNSKEKKDLGTLGYVLGVTMMVIIIGIGAGIVLGYTYKRGKDLKEQHERKVCEREMQRITLPLSAFTNPTCEIVDEKTVVVHASQTPVDLQEGSAPLMGQAGTPGA; from the exons ATGCTGTTGGCCTGGCTGCAAACAATCCTCGTGGTCAGCAACATGCTCCTGGCAAAAACCTATGGATCTGGAG GCTGCTTCTGGGACAACGGCCACCTGTACCGGGCGGACCAGCCCTCTCCCGCGCCGGGCCTCCTCTGCCTCAACTGGCTGGACGCGCAGAGCGGCCTGCTATTTGCCCCCGAGTCGGGTGAGTGCCTGTCCCGGGAGGCGGGCCTCGGGCGGGCGGGCAGCGGCTGCATCCCGGCCCCGGCCCATGGCGCCTTCTTTCCCCTCCCAGGCGCCGGCAACCACAGCTACTGCCGGAACCCGGACCAGGACCCACGTGGGCCCTGGTGCTACGTCAGCAGCGAGGCCGGCGCTCCCGAGAAGCGGCCTTGCAAGGACCTGCGCTGCCCAG AGACCACTTTCCAGGGCCCGCCAACCTCTACAACAGAAACCGAGGAGGTGTCTGAAGTGCCAGGAGGAGATGAGGTGCAGGTGTTTGCTCCTGCCAACACCCTGCCTGCCCAGAGCGAGGCCGCTGCCGTGCAGCCAGTGATTGGGATCAGCCAGCGGGTGCGGGTGAActccaaagagaaaaaggacCTGGGAACCCTGG GCTACGTGCTGGGCGTTACCATGATGGTGATCATCATCGGCATTGGAGCTGGCATCGTCCTCGGTTACACCTACAAGAG GGGCAAGGACCTGAAAGAGCAGCATGAGCGGAAGGtgtgtgagagggagatgcaacgAATCACCCTGCCCTTGTCTGCCTTCACCAACCCCACCTGTGAGATCGTGGATGAGAAGACCGTTGTGGTCCATGCCAGCCAGACTCCAGTTGACCTTCAGGAGGGCAGTGCCCCCCTCATGGGCCAGGCGGGCACTCCAGGTGCCTGA
- the PIK3IP1 gene encoding phosphoinositide-3-kinase-interacting protein 1 isoform X1, producing the protein MPTDRKLPPSPQRDLNPGLPRTLLQTGHKFQSNNPLHLCSAFRLTKEKEKKRKKANTERWGPGTGWGLFTRSLSVLFPASQQPCEAGGVFHVRATSPSWDGPGLPCPPLSVLSGGLLFLTGCFWDNGHLYRADQPSPAPGLLCLNWLDAQSGLLFAPESGECLSREAGLGRAGSGCIPAPAHGAFFPLPGAGNHSYCRNPDQDPRGPWCYVSSEAGAPEKRPCKDLRCPETTFQGPPTSTTETEEVSEVPGGDEVQVFAPANTLPAQSEAAAVQPVIGISQRVRVNSKEKKDLGTLGYVLGVTMMVIIIGIGAGIVLGYTYKRGKDLKEQHERKVCEREMQRITLPLSAFTNPTCEIVDEKTVVVHASQTPVDLQEGSAPLMGQAGTPGA; encoded by the exons ATGCCCACCGACCGAAAACTCCCACCGTCTCCACAGAGAGACCTGAACCCAGGGCTCCCCCGCACCCTCCTGCAAACTGGCCACAAGTTCCAGAGCAACAACCCCTTGCACTTGTGCAGTGCTTTCCGGCTTacgaaagagaaagaaaagaaaagaaaaaaagctaataCTGAGCGTTGGGGGCCGGGCACCGGCTGGGGGCTCTTCACGCGCTCTCTCTCCGTTCTCTTTCCggcctcacaacagccctgcgaGGCAGGCGGGGTTTTCCACGTGAGGGCAACGTCTCCCAGCTGGGATGGGCCCGGGCTCCCCTGTCCGCCACTCAGTGTCCTGTCCGGGGGACTCCTCTTCCTCACAGGCTGCTTCTGGGACAACGGCCACCTGTACCGGGCGGACCAGCCCTCTCCCGCGCCGGGCCTCCTCTGCCTCAACTGGCTGGACGCGCAGAGCGGCCTGCTATTTGCCCCCGAGTCGGGTGAGTGCCTGTCCCGGGAGGCGGGCCTCGGGCGGGCGGGCAGCGGCTGCATCCCGGCCCCGGCCCATGGCGCCTTCTTTCCCCTCCCAGGCGCCGGCAACCACAGCTACTGCCGGAACCCGGACCAGGACCCACGTGGGCCCTGGTGCTACGTCAGCAGCGAGGCCGGCGCTCCCGAGAAGCGGCCTTGCAAGGACCTGCGCTGCCCAG AGACCACTTTCCAGGGCCCGCCAACCTCTACAACAGAAACCGAGGAGGTGTCTGAAGTGCCAGGAGGAGATGAGGTGCAGGTGTTTGCTCCTGCCAACACCCTGCCTGCCCAGAGCGAGGCCGCTGCCGTGCAGCCAGTGATTGGGATCAGCCAGCGGGTGCGGGTGAActccaaagagaaaaaggacCTGGGAACCCTGG GCTACGTGCTGGGCGTTACCATGATGGTGATCATCATCGGCATTGGAGCTGGCATCGTCCTCGGTTACACCTACAAGAG GGGCAAGGACCTGAAAGAGCAGCATGAGCGGAAGGtgtgtgagagggagatgcaacgAATCACCCTGCCCTTGTCTGCCTTCACCAACCCCACCTGTGAGATCGTGGATGAGAAGACCGTTGTGGTCCATGCCAGCCAGACTCCAGTTGACCTTCAGGAGGGCAGTGCCCCCCTCATGGGCCAGGCGGGCACTCCAGGTGCCTGA